The Candidatus Tanganyikabacteria bacterium genome includes the window GAAGTTCGCGGCTGCCCCACGAAAAACGCTTATGCCAAGGTCAGCGCCGCCAGGGGGGCAGGGGGGCGGCCGGATCTTCGATTACCCCCCGCGGATCCTGCGAGTGAAACTCTGAAAACTCGGTTCTAGGCTCTCCTAGAGCCAATTGGCGACGGATCGAACGACCGAGCAGGGTGCTACCATGGGCTCGCCGCGGACGCGGCGCGATGCGAGGTACGGGATGGACTGGAGAACCCGGATCACGACCGATCCCCAGGTCTGCCACGGCAAGGCCTGCATCGCCGGCACGCGTGTGATGGTCTCCGTGGTGCTCGACAACCTCGCGGAGGGCGTGAGCCCTGACGAGATCGTGGCCAGCTACCCCCCGGTCACGGCTGACGACGTGCGGGCGGCCATCGCTTACGCCGCCGACCTGGCCAGCGAGCGCGTCATCGACATCGACAAGGCCGGATGAGGTTCAAGATCGACGAGAACCTGCCCGGTGAACTCGTCGAGCTACTGGCCGGCGCGGGACACGACGCGCACACCGTCAGGGACGAGAAGCTGGTCGGGAGCCCCGACCCCAGCCTGCTGGCGGCCTGCATCCGCGAGGGGCGGGCGCTGGTGACGCTCGACGTGGGCTTCGGCGATATCAGGACCTACCCGCCGGCCACGACGCCCGGCCTGCTGGTCCTGCGGCCCCGGAGCCAGTTCAAGGGGCACGTGCTGGCCCTGGTGACGAGGATCCTCGCCTTGTTCGAGACAGAACAGCTTGAGGGGCGACTGTGGGTGGTCGAGGAACACCGCGTTCGGATTCGGGAGTCCTAACGGTTCTACAGCACAGATACTGCGGTCACCGGATCAGGCTTCCCGACGATTTCGCGCAGCTTGCCCGCCCACTTTTCGAGCGCTTCCTTCTTTTCGTCGTCGTACCCGTACCGGACATAGACGCCGGTGACCCCGGGGCTTTCGTCCCCACGACCGGAGTGGTTTAGCACTCGGCTGGCAATGCTGCGCGGAACCTTCATTTGGGCCATGAACGTCGCCGCAGTCCTGCGGAAGTCGTGGCCCGTGAAGTCGTCGATACCGGAAAGTCGCTTGAGCCGCGCCAGCGCCTTGCCGACGTTGTCCACATGCCCCGATCGTGAGTCACTTGGGAACACCCACACGCCGCGCCGGGGAAACTCGTTGATCTCGTCAAGAGCCATCTGCGGCAGGTACACCCGGTGCGCACGCCTTGGCTTCGTCAACGGGCCTGGGATGTTCCACCAGTGGCCATCGATGTCCTGCCACCGCATCGCCTCGACCTCTGCCGATCGCTGCGCGATGATGAGCTTGAGTCGGTAAATGGCCCCCATCTGCGGAGTGAGCTGGTAGGTAGCTTCCCAGACTTTCCGGATCTCGGATTCGGTCAGAACGCGCTCCCTGCTTGCCTCTGAGCTCAGCTTGATTCGCTCCGTGGGGTTCTTGTCGAGCAGATCCTGCTCGATCGCCCAGTTGTAGATGGCGCGGACCAGCTGGACGTTTCGGTTGGCTTCGATAGTCCCGCGAAGCTCGATCCTCTCGTATGCGTCGAGTACGTCCTGCTTCGTCAGGTCGCCCGCCGGCCGGTCGGCCCAGCGAGACAGGAAGTTTCGGTCGAGCCGCGCTTGATCGACGGTCCAGGTCACCCGTTTCTTCTTGGCGTACTTCTCGATGTACAGCTCCGCCAGCCGTCCAAAGGTCAGGATGTCCCCCGATCCGGATGCCAGCGCCGCGCTGGCTCCGGGGTCTTGGCCGCGTGCAGCGGTCAGGCTGTGTTCCTGAGCCTTCTCGCGGGCGTTCGCCAGGGAGGTCGCCGGGTAGGAACCCAGCGCCATCCGGCGTTTCTTGGGGGCAGGCTTCACGCGGTACTGGAGGTACCACGATTTCTTACCGGCCTTGGTGACGCGCAAGATCAAGCCGGTGACCTTTTCGTCGAAATACTCGACGCGGTCCACGTCGGTTGGGGGCTTCACGCGATCGACCCACTGGGCGTCCATCTTCTTCGGCATGCGGTCACCTCGGGGTGCCAGGAGGGTGCCAAAACCACAGAAATTCGGTGAGAACTCCTGCAAGTCCATTAGAGCACATTCTGGCTGTAGATGGCCTAGATGCCAGAAAAATGAGAGCCCTTGAGAGCTGATGAAAACGCTAGGGTCTTTGCTTGACATGCATGAGGTCACTGGTTCGAATCCAGTTGTGCCCACTCCGAGTCCCCGCGATCCGCGGGGCCTCTTGCTTTGGGGCATACTGCCGCGTCGGAGAAGCGGCTAGGGGGCATCTTCGACGGACGGACGTTCCCGGAGCCGCAGATACTCGGAGGGCGGAAGCACATGAACACCTTCGACGGTCGTGCCAAACAGTCTTCCGAAGTGGCGGAAATCGCCGGTTAGCAGGTGCGTTGACCCGGCCTCGATGGCGGCTAGCATGATCGGCCTGTCCTTGTCCGAGACCTTTGACAGTAGGTCTTCCAGGTCAGCCCTCTGCTGGGCATGGTCGAGATTGCGGCGTGCTTCCTCGGCGGCGTAGAGTGAAGTGACAAGCGCCGCCCCTTCGAGGTCCCATAGGCGCCTCAAGCCGGCGTCCGACCGGTAGGCTGCCGAGAACAGGACCTTGGCGTCCAGAAAGACGCGGTCCAAACTCTAATCCGCCTTGGCCCGGTGATGAGGCACCTTGTCCGGATCGATTCCGAGCTTCTGTACTTCCTCCCGCGCCCGAGCGTAATCCCCGGCGTCGACCGCGTTTGAGAGCAGGAACTCGGCGCGGCGCCCCGATGAATAGCGTTCGATCGGCAGCGCCACGGCGGGCCGCAGGAGTACCCCGTCTTCGCGTTCTTCGACGACAACGAGGGTCCCCTCTTCGAGACCGAATCGCTTCCGCAGTCCGGCGGGGATCACGACCGTCCCGCGCTTTCCCACCTTGCTGGTTTCGCGTAGCATCGTGCCTCCTGATCAGATTTTCTGATTATCTGACGATCTGAGTGCCTCGTCAACTAGAGGCGGCCAATGTCGCGGCCCTCCAAAGCGACATGCCGGCTCGGGAAGGAGTCGCTCCCTGTCTCACTGTCGGCCAGTAGGCGTCTGAACAGGGGCCACCAGCCACCGGACTGGTGCAGGTCTGGGAAGTTCTCAATCTCTACGCTGTTACAGGGCCAGTAAACCAGGCACGGATGACCTGGAAGTGATGGCCCCCTTCCAGGTATAATCTCTTGCACAAAACGTCACCTTTCGCGCGTCACTGAATTGGACACGGTCTCCCCGCTGCGCGTCTTTGCGCACCTAAACGTCGAGCGGACAACGCTCTACCGGGACATCCTGAAGGTGTTCACGGACGCTAAGGAGCGCTTCCTGGCCGTACTCAGGCCGCTGGACGTGCGAGAAGCCCTTCTTGCCGCCGGGCAGGTAGCCGATCTTCCGGCCGTCGAGGCCGCGCTCGGACAGCTGGTCGAGTGGGGCAACCTGGCCGCCCAGCCGGACACGTCCGAGGTAGCCACCGTCGAGGAGTTCTATCGCATTCGGCTGCTCTACCAGCTCACGCCCGCCGGCGAGGCCGCCGAGCATGCCCTTGCCGTCTTCCACGAAGACCTGGATCGCCCTGGCGAACTCAAAGCCGCTGCGCTGGTAGACATCCGCGACTACCTCACCCGGGTTCTGGAGCTCGCTCGAAGTGACGACCTGCCTGAACGCGAGGTCTATCAGGTGCTTTCCGCACTGCGCGATCGATTCGGGGATCTGACTGGCCAGGCGCAACGGTTCATGGGCAGTCTCCAGCGGGCCATCGAGCTCCACGGACAATCCCTCGAGGGACTTCTGGACTACAAAGAGCGCCTTGTGGACTATCTCGAGCGATTCATCGGCGACCTGGTCGTGGTGGGTTCGGAAATCGGCGCACAGCTCGAGGCCATCGCCATGAGCGGGATCGATCTCATCCTGGACATCGGGGCACGCCAGGAGCTCTCGGACCGCCTGATCGTTGGGGATAGCGACCTGGATGAGGCCGAAGCCAGATGGCGCCAGCGCTGGGATGGTCTCGAGGCGTGGTTCCTGCGCCGCGACGGTGCGCCGGCTCAAGCCGAGCTACTCCGCGCCCGCGCTCGCAATGCCATTCCGTCGCTTCTGGCCGCCATCGCGGGTCTGCATGAACGGCGAGTCCAGCGCAGCGACCGAGCCGCCGACTTCCGGTCGCTCGCCATTTGGTTCGCCGAGGCCTCATCCGACGGCGATGCGCACCGGCTGTGGCGAGCGGCCTTCGGTCTGGCGCCTTGCCGCCACCTCGCGGTGGATGCCAGCACGCTCGCTGCCTGGGAGGAGGCGCGGGTGCGGCCTGGCGTGAGCTGGCTGGACGCGCCGCCGCTCTCGGTCCACTGGAGGCTTCGCGAAACCGGACGCACGACGCGCAGGGGGCGCTACCGAGCGGTCGTGGACTACAGCGAAGGCAAGGCGGCGCTTGCGGCGCTGCTGCAGGACGAGAACTCCCAGATCGAGGCCGCTCGCCGCCTGCTCGCCACCGGGCGCCGGATCCGCCTGTCCGAGCTGGGCGAGCTGCCCCCTGCGGCCTTCGGTCTGTTGCTGGACTTGCTCGGTGACGCGCTGGCCGAGCACGTCGGAGCTGACGAGACGATCGAGACGGCGTCCTCGGACGGCACCCTGTCGATCCGGCTGGAACCGCCCGGCGACGGGAAGCAGGCCGCCGTCCGTACCCGGGACGGCGTTCTCGTTGCCCCGGATTACCACGTCACCATCTCGGACCCGTTCGCCGGCTTAGAGCCAGAGGGCAACGGGCCGGACAGGGCGTTGGCCTCATGACGGACGCCCCCGCCCACTTCGCGGACCGCCTCCAGATGGCCGAGCGCCAGCGGGCGGCCCGCGCACTCCTGACGCGTCCGCTGATGACGCCGTACGGAGAAGACGCAGAGGCCTTCGCCCTCGCCCGCAAGCACGAAGCGTGGCTTCGAGAGTGGTTCGCCCGGAACGCAGGCTGGTCCCTCCACGCCGATTCGGAAGTGGTGCGGCTGCGCAAGACCGCCTCAAACGGCGACGCGACGCGCCCCGCCCGCGACGGATCCACCCAGCAGCCGTTTACCCGGCGTCGCTACGCTCTGTTCTGCCTCGCGCTGGGCTCTCTCGAGCGTTCCGAGCGGCAGATCACGCTCGGCAGGCTGGCGGATGCGATCGCGGCCTTGATTGCCACGGAACCTCGGCTTGCCTTGCTCGACTTCAAGCTGGACATTTCTTCCCAGGATCACCGGCGCGACCTCGTCCAGGCCATCCGCCTCCTGCTTCACTGGAGGATTCTGGTCCGCGTCCAAGGCGACGAGTCGCAATTCATCACGACCGACCGTGCAGACGTTCTATACAACGTGGACCGTGCCGCGCTCTCGGCCGTCTTCAGCCTGCGGCGCGGCCCATCCACCGTCCAGGATAGGGCCTTCGAGGATCGACTGGACGCGATCTCGGCTGAACCGTTCCCCGAGTCGGACGAGGCCCGGAACCGGCGCTTGCGCAACCGGCTGACCCGGCGGTTGCTCGACGATCCCGTGCTGCTGGTTTCAGAATTGGCCCAGGACGAACGCGAGTACTTCACATCCCAACGCCCCGCCTTGATCAAGCAGGTGGCCGAGGCCACGGGTCTGGTTCCCGAGATCCGCGCCGAGGGCGTCGTGATGGCGGACGAAACAGGCGACGCCACGGACCTCGGGATGCCCGAGGAGGGCACCGAGGGCCATGTCACGCTGCTAGTGGCCATGTTCCTCGCCGATCGCTTGCGAGCGGGCAACATCCCCGTGTCCGAGGCCGCCGTGCGTCACCATGTCGCCTCAGCCCAGACCGAGTTCGGGAAGCACTGGCGCCAGGACGCCCGCCAGCCTGGCGCCGAGCGCCACCTCGCCGAGCTCGCACTCGGGCGCCTCGCCGCCCTTGGCCTCTGCAGGCGCTCGGAGGACGGAGTCCATCCGCAGCCGATCATGGCGCGCTACAGGCTGGTGCCGCAAGACAAGGCCGCGCCGGCCGCCAGGAGGGCCCGGTGATACCGGACCCCGTGCAGGCCGAGATGGTCGTGCCCGTCACACAGGGCTCCGGTCAGGGCACGCCCTTGCCGGAGCCCCGCAAGACCCGGTGGCAACCGCTGCGCAGCGGCTTCTTGAACGTCTTCCGGTTCGACCGCGAGGAGTTCTGGTACGAAGATGGCCACCTGTTGCTTCGTGGAAACAACGGCACCGGAAAGTCCCGGGTACTGGCCCTGCAACTGCCTTTCCTGCTCGACGGCGAGGCGGCCTCGCACCGGCTGGAACCGGACGGCGACCCGGCCAAGCGGCTCGAATGGAACCTCCTCATGGGGCGCCACGAGGACCGGCTTGGCTACACGTGGATCGAGTTCGGGCGCCTGGATGAGGGCGGGGTCGCGCACTTCGTCACGCTGGGCTGCGGCATCCACGCAAGCCAGGGCCGATCGCCTGGCCGGTGGCACTTCGTCACCCGGCAACGCATCGGGCGGGATCTCTTCCTCCAGATGCCCGACGGAACCGCTATAGGCCGCGAGGCGCTGGAACACGCGATCGGCACGGCTGGCCAGGTGTTTACACAGGTTGACCGGTACCGGCGAGCGGTGGACCAGGTGCTCTTTCGCCTGGGCGACCGTTATGAGGCCTTGCTCGACCTGCTCATCCAGCTTCGCAAGCCGCAGCTTTCCCGGGAACTCGACGAGAAGCGCCTCTCCCGCGCGCTCAGTGAGGCCTTGCCGCCACTTGGCCGGTCCGTTCTCGACGACGTGGCCGACGCCTTCCGAGAACTCGAGAAGGACCGTGAACAGCTCGCCGGTCTCGACACTGCCAGGGCCGCAACCGAAAAGTTTCACGGCCGGTACCTGCGATATGCCCAGGCGGCCGTACGGCGACGGGCCCAGGACGTGCTGGGAGCGCACCGCGACTTCGACCTCACGATGCGCAAGCTCCGTGAGGCGGAATCTGAGCGCGACGAGGCCGGGCAAAAGCGCGACCACGCCCAAGGGGAGCTGGATCGGCTCAAGTCGCGGGCCGGAGTCCTGGACCAGGAGATCAAGACGTTCGAATCCAGCCCTGAGATGCGGGGCAAGGAGGCCCTGGACTCCGCTGCTCGGGCTGTCCAGGATCGCAAGGGGTACTTCGACCAGGCGGGTCTCAACGCGCTGAAGGCCGACCAGACGCGGCGGAAACGGCACGATGACCTGGATTCGGCCAAGGCGCGCTCCGCCCGGAGCCTGGAAGTGCTCGCCACCGCAACCTGCGCGGCCGCCAAGACGGCCGGCGAGGCCGACCTGGCGAATGCCCACACTGGAGCGATAGGCAGCCTCGGATTGCCCGACGTCGTCTCCCGTGAGGCTGCCACGATTGCGGACGGGCGCATTCGGAAAGCGATCGACGACAGGTTTGCCGCCATCAAGACTCTGCAATCCCTGGCTGACGTCAAGGCCGAAAAGGAAGCCGACTGGAAGCAGGCCAGAGAAACCCGCGAGAAGGCGGACCGGGACCGGGAATCGGCGATCGAGGCAAGGCAGCAGGCCGTCCAGGACCACGAGACCTTTGTCGAGGACCTGTGGCAGCGGTTCGAGGGGTGGCTCGGCTCGCTCCGGCACCTCGCGTTTCCGGCGGGGGCCGTCGAGGCCACCGTGCCGGATGACGAATCCGGCCTGTCCTGGCTCGAGGATCTGGGAGATCGGTTCCGGGCTTGGTCGGACGCCCCTGGTGGCCCGGGGCCGTTCGCCGAAGCCGTAACGGAGGCTCGGGACCGGGCGGTGAGGCGCCTGGCCAGGCAGGAATCCGAGTTCCAGGTGCTGCTGGGAGACGCCGAGGCCCGGCGGATCGAGCTGGAATCCGAGAGGGAGAGACTCTTGGCCGGCGTACATTTGCCGCCGCCCGCTCCATACACCCGCGATCCCGGTGTCCGGGACGACCGGGATGGCGCCCCTCTGTGGGCGCTCTGTGATTTCGCGGAACAAATGAGTGAGAGCGACCGCGCAGGCCTGGAGGCGGCGCTGGAAGGAGCGGGTCTGCTGGATGCCTGGGTAACGCCGGAAGGCCACCTGGTCCTTCCCGGAGAGCACGACGCGTTCCTGGTCGCTCCCACCGCACCTCCCGCCGAGGAAGGTCAGACCCTCGATCCAGGCCTGGGCCAAAGGCCGACCCGGACCCTCGACCAGGCGCTGGTCGTGGCAATCGACCCGGCGGATGCCCGCGCAAGCTCGGTGGCTCCAGAAATGCTGGAGCGGAT containing:
- a CDS encoding AbrB/MazE/SpoVT family DNA-binding domain-containing protein, yielding MLRETSKVGKRGTVVIPAGLRKRFGLEEGTLVVVEEREDGVLLRPAVALPIERYSSGRRAEFLLSNAVDAGDYARAREEVQKLGIDPDKVPHHRAKAD
- a CDS encoding DUF5615 family PIN-like protein; amino-acid sequence: MRFKIDENLPGELVELLAGAGHDAHTVRDEKLVGSPDPSLLAACIREGRALVTLDVGFGDIRTYPPATTPGLLVLRPRSQFKGHVLALVTRILALFETEQLEGRLWVVEEHRVRIRES
- a CDS encoding TIGR02677 family protein is translated as MDTVSPLRVFAHLNVERTTLYRDILKVFTDAKERFLAVLRPLDVREALLAAGQVADLPAVEAALGQLVEWGNLAAQPDTSEVATVEEFYRIRLLYQLTPAGEAAEHALAVFHEDLDRPGELKAAALVDIRDYLTRVLELARSDDLPEREVYQVLSALRDRFGDLTGQAQRFMGSLQRAIELHGQSLEGLLDYKERLVDYLERFIGDLVVVGSEIGAQLEAIAMSGIDLILDIGARQELSDRLIVGDSDLDEAEARWRQRWDGLEAWFLRRDGAPAQAELLRARARNAIPSLLAAIAGLHERRVQRSDRAADFRSLAIWFAEASSDGDAHRLWRAAFGLAPCRHLAVDASTLAAWEEARVRPGVSWLDAPPLSVHWRLRETGRTTRRGRYRAVVDYSEGKAALAALLQDENSQIEAARRLLATGRRIRLSELGELPPAAFGLLLDLLGDALAEHVGADETIETASSDGTLSIRLEPPGDGKQAAVRTRDGVLVAPDYHVTISDPFAGLEPEGNGPDRALAS
- a CDS encoding TIGR02678 family protein, with the protein product MTDAPAHFADRLQMAERQRAARALLTRPLMTPYGEDAEAFALARKHEAWLREWFARNAGWSLHADSEVVRLRKTASNGDATRPARDGSTQQPFTRRRYALFCLALGSLERSERQITLGRLADAIAALIATEPRLALLDFKLDISSQDHRRDLVQAIRLLLHWRILVRVQGDESQFITTDRADVLYNVDRAALSAVFSLRRGPSTVQDRAFEDRLDAISAEPFPESDEARNRRLRNRLTRRLLDDPVLLVSELAQDEREYFTSQRPALIKQVAEATGLVPEIRAEGVVMADETGDATDLGMPEEGTEGHVTLLVAMFLADRLRAGNIPVSEAAVRHHVASAQTEFGKHWRQDARQPGAERHLAELALGRLAALGLCRRSEDGVHPQPIMARYRLVPQDKAAPAARRAR
- a CDS encoding integrase arm-type DNA-binding domain-containing protein — encoded protein: MDLQEFSPNFCGFGTLLAPRGDRMPKKMDAQWVDRVKPPTDVDRVEYFDEKVTGLILRVTKAGKKSWYLQYRVKPAPKKRRMALGSYPATSLANAREKAQEHSLTAARGQDPGASAALASGSGDILTFGRLAELYIEKYAKKKRVTWTVDQARLDRNFLSRWADRPAGDLTKQDVLDAYERIELRGTIEANRNVQLVRAIYNWAIEQDLLDKNPTERIKLSSEASRERVLTESEIRKVWEATYQLTPQMGAIYRLKLIIAQRSAEVEAMRWQDIDGHWWNIPGPLTKPRRAHRVYLPQMALDEINEFPRRGVWVFPSDSRSGHVDNVGKALARLKRLSGIDDFTGHDFRRTAATFMAQMKVPRSIASRVLNHSGRGDESPGVTGVYVRYGYDDEKKEALEKWAGKLREIVGKPDPVTAVSVL
- a CDS encoding TIGR02680 family protein, with translation MIPDPVQAEMVVPVTQGSGQGTPLPEPRKTRWQPLRSGFLNVFRFDREEFWYEDGHLLLRGNNGTGKSRVLALQLPFLLDGEAASHRLEPDGDPAKRLEWNLLMGRHEDRLGYTWIEFGRLDEGGVAHFVTLGCGIHASQGRSPGRWHFVTRQRIGRDLFLQMPDGTAIGREALEHAIGTAGQVFTQVDRYRRAVDQVLFRLGDRYEALLDLLIQLRKPQLSRELDEKRLSRALSEALPPLGRSVLDDVADAFRELEKDREQLAGLDTARAATEKFHGRYLRYAQAAVRRRAQDVLGAHRDFDLTMRKLREAESERDEAGQKRDHAQGELDRLKSRAGVLDQEIKTFESSPEMRGKEALDSAARAVQDRKGYFDQAGLNALKADQTRRKRHDDLDSAKARSARSLEVLATATCAAAKTAGEADLANAHTGAIGSLGLPDVVSREAATIADGRIRKAIDDRFAAIKTLQSLADVKAEKEADWKQARETREKADRDRESAIEARQQAVQDHETFVEDLWQRFEGWLGSLRHLAFPAGAVEATVPDDESGLSWLEDLGDRFRAWSDAPGGPGPFAEAVTEARDRAVRRLARQESEFQVLLGDAEARRIELESERERLLAGVHLPPPAPYTRDPGVRDDRDGAPLWALCDFAEQMSESDRAGLEAALEGAGLLDAWVTPEGHLVLPGEHDAFLVAPTAPPAEEGQTLDPGLGQRPTRTLDQALVVAIDPADARASSVAPEMLERILAQISLKETHLETAGRNWVSVDGCWQLGPLRGSWMKPEAEHIGAGAREASRKRRLADVIAKLEQTAAEIEDLGRRLEGVARELKATDDEARRAPQEAPLFLLVAARNEAIKREREAAERQDQAGRVEAEQRRAFNRAVEDLGQAAADLGLGSWIDDLGGLRDVTERYRRSVDQLDTAIGRHLDGLEAVAAAARLVEEAGRELARHQEALAIA
- a CDS encoding DUF433 domain-containing protein; the encoded protein is MDWRTRITTDPQVCHGKACIAGTRVMVSVVLDNLAEGVSPDEIVASYPPVTADDVRAAIAYAADLASERVIDIDKAG